A genomic segment from Nicotiana sylvestris chromosome 1, ASM39365v2, whole genome shotgun sequence encodes:
- the LOC138878616 gene encoding uncharacterized mitochondrial protein AtMg00300-like, giving the protein MTFRKDWFSSYEKSGGTVVMGNNATCAIVGIGSVRVRCHDGVVRTITQVRHVPDLKKNLISLSTLDEQGYRYMSEAGTIKVTKGSLVMLKGKLENGLYTLAGSTIVGSANASTVQLSNDDKARLWHMRLGHMSARGLEMLSNRNLLEGEKISTLDFCEHCVLGKQKKVSFSTGKHKTRGVLDYIHSDLWGPSKLPSKGKKSI; this is encoded by the exons atgacgttccgaaaagactggtttagcagctatgagaaaagtggaggaaccgtagtaatgggcaataatgcaacttgtgcaatagttggcattggctcagttcgggttcgctgccatgatggagtcgtgaggactattacacaagtccgtcatgttcctgatctgaagaagaatttgatctccctgagtactctggatgaacaaggctacaggtacatgagcgaagcaggaactataaaggtgactaaaggttctttagtcatgctgaaaggcaagctggagaacggcctttacacattggccggaagcaccattgttggctctgcaaatgcatctacagtgcagttatctaatgatgacaaggcaagactatggcacatgagactgggtcatatgagcgcacgtggactggagatgttgagcaatcgtaaccttttggaaggtgagaagatcagcacacttgacttctgtgagcactgcgttctagggaagcaaaagaaggtcagcttcagcactggcaaacacaagacaagaggagtgctagactacatccattcagatttatggggtccctctaaacttccatcgaagggcaaaaagag catttaa